One Nonomuraea angiospora DNA segment encodes these proteins:
- a CDS encoding helix-turn-helix transcriptional regulator, with amino-acid sequence MDRSSEIAGFLRSRRAGITPEEAGLPFDGRTRRVPGLRRDEVARLAGVSTEYYTRLEQGRAGSPSPEVVEALARALRLNPSEREHLTNLLLVRPADARRAAVSPQRVRPGLHLMLHTLEHVPAFILGRRTDVLASNRLAREVLTDFDALPAPQRNLARYYLLDPQARERVGDWERIAAETVAVLRLEAGRHPHDRRLADLVGELTLRSPEFSTWWNDHRVLRRTHGAKTYHHPLVGDLHFSYESFQAPGDADQTLCVYNVEPGSATAQALRLLTSWTAPQHQAHPRPEHHG; translated from the coding sequence ATGGACCGAAGCAGCGAGATCGCCGGCTTCCTGCGCTCACGGCGCGCCGGGATCACCCCCGAGGAGGCCGGGCTGCCCTTCGACGGGCGCACCCGCCGGGTGCCCGGGCTGCGCCGCGACGAGGTGGCCCGCCTGGCCGGGGTCAGCACCGAGTACTACACCCGGCTCGAGCAGGGCCGCGCCGGCTCCCCGTCGCCCGAGGTCGTCGAGGCCCTCGCCCGGGCCCTGCGGCTCAACCCCTCCGAGCGCGAGCACCTCACCAACCTGCTGCTGGTCCGCCCCGCCGACGCGCGCCGGGCTGCGGTCAGCCCGCAGCGGGTCAGGCCGGGCCTGCACCTGATGCTGCACACCCTCGAGCACGTGCCCGCCTTCATCCTGGGCCGCCGTACCGACGTCCTGGCCTCCAACCGCCTGGCACGCGAGGTGCTGACCGACTTCGACGCCCTGCCCGCGCCCCAGCGGAACCTGGCCCGCTATTACCTGCTGGACCCCCAGGCTCGCGAGAGGGTCGGCGACTGGGAGCGGATCGCCGCCGAGACCGTCGCCGTCCTGCGCCTGGAGGCCGGCCGCCACCCCCACGACCGCCGGCTCGCCGACCTCGTCGGCGAGCTCACCCTGAGGTCGCCCGAGTTCTCCACCTGGTGGAACGACCATCGCGTGCTGCGCCGCACCCACGGCGCCAAGACCTACCACCACCCCCTCGTCGGCGACCTCCACTTCTCCTACGAGTCCTTCCAGGCCCCCGGCGACGCGGACCAGACCCTGTGCGTCTACAACGTCGAACCGGGCTCGGCGACCGCCCAGGCCCTCCGGCTCCTCACGAGCTGGACGGCGCCGCAGCACCAGGCGCACCCCCGGCCCGAGCACCACGGCTGA
- a CDS encoding TetR/AcrR family transcriptional regulator C-terminal domain-containing protein → MVDHVGRQKVAQIVQPPLVDREGVQALSMRKLGKALGVEAMTLYYYVPNKDAMLDGLVELVFSRVAVEPAGEWRAWVRAFAVSVREQLLRHPGLMPVVAIRPVATPGGPRTVERAAGALVEAGFTASEALHVITATATFAIGHTLAEAGPGRPDNPDLDLDGLPVLAEAVAAGLGTPADHQDRFEFALDALLNGLAPRRA, encoded by the coding sequence GTGGTCGATCACGTCGGCCGCCAGAAAGTCGCCCAGATCGTCCAGCCGCCGCTCGTCGACCGCGAGGGCGTGCAGGCGCTGTCCATGCGCAAGCTCGGCAAGGCGCTGGGCGTCGAGGCGATGACGCTCTACTACTACGTCCCGAACAAGGACGCGATGCTCGACGGCCTGGTCGAGCTGGTGTTCTCGCGCGTCGCCGTGGAGCCGGCCGGTGAGTGGCGGGCGTGGGTGCGGGCGTTCGCGGTCTCGGTCAGGGAGCAGTTGCTCAGGCATCCCGGGCTGATGCCGGTGGTGGCGATCCGGCCGGTGGCGACGCCCGGCGGCCCGCGTACGGTGGAGCGGGCGGCGGGGGCGCTGGTCGAGGCGGGGTTCACGGCCTCGGAGGCGCTGCACGTGATCACGGCGACGGCCACGTTCGCGATCGGCCACACGCTGGCCGAGGCGGGGCCCGGCAGACCGGACAACCCGGACCTGGACCTCGACGGTCTGCCGGTGCTGGCCGAGGCGGTCGCGGCCGGGCTCGGCACGCCCGCCGACCATCAAGATCGCTTCGAGTTCGCCCTGGACGCGCTGCTGAACGGGCTCGCCCCCCGGCGCGCCTGA
- a CDS encoding ester cyclase, which produces MAADVIDHNKIIVGEPDEPGAAFEGIRMQLDAFDPFHLQVEEVVREGDKAVARLTMSGTHSGTHPRMPVPTHKSFRNEAIFLFTLREGKIAEVRAVSDRLGLFLQLGWDWPESD; this is translated from the coding sequence CTGGCGGCCGACGTGATCGACCACAACAAGATCATCGTCGGCGAGCCGGACGAGCCGGGCGCGGCCTTCGAGGGCATCCGGATGCAGCTCGACGCGTTCGACCCGTTCCACCTCCAGGTCGAGGAGGTCGTACGCGAGGGCGACAAGGCGGTGGCCCGCCTGACCATGTCGGGCACGCACAGCGGGACGCACCCCCGCATGCCGGTCCCGACGCACAAGAGCTTCCGGAATGAGGCGATCTTCCTGTTCACCCTGCGCGAGGGGAAGATCGCCGAGGTCCGCGCGGTCAGCGACCGGCTGGGGCTGTTCCTGCAGCTGGGCTGGGACTGGCCGGAGAGCGACTGA
- a CDS encoding GntR family transcriptional regulator, with protein sequence MSESAAELYTTKADFAYLRVKELILSGKLLPGSVIAQAQLARDIGISTTPLREALRRLKSEGLVELDAHRDARVAPLAAEEARDLLELRRSLDPLAIGLAAERRTKADIAAMRTAHEGLKPLPGNPDYEQFVAHRRFHAALYSASHNDLLIQTLDGLWDKADRYRRLALEVERGQAARDRKAAEHEALLEYVIAGDAESAAAVMREHIDTSLGAQAAWRLRKHADPGA encoded by the coding sequence ATGAGCGAATCAGCGGCCGAGCTCTACACGACGAAGGCGGATTTCGCCTATCTGCGCGTCAAGGAGCTGATCCTGTCCGGGAAGCTGCTCCCCGGCTCCGTCATCGCGCAGGCGCAGCTGGCCCGCGACATCGGCATCAGCACCACTCCCCTGCGCGAGGCGCTGCGCCGGCTCAAGAGCGAGGGGCTGGTCGAGCTGGACGCCCACCGCGACGCCCGCGTGGCACCCCTGGCCGCCGAGGAGGCCCGCGACCTGCTGGAGCTGCGCCGCTCCCTCGACCCGCTGGCGATCGGGCTGGCCGCCGAACGGCGCACCAAGGCCGACATCGCCGCCATGCGCACCGCGCACGAGGGACTCAAGCCGTTGCCCGGCAACCCTGACTACGAGCAGTTCGTGGCCCACCGCAGGTTCCACGCCGCCCTCTACTCGGCCTCCCACAACGATCTGCTCATCCAGACCCTCGACGGCCTGTGGGACAAGGCCGACCGCTACCGCCGCCTCGCCCTGGAGGTCGAGCGCGGCCAGGCCGCCCGCGACCGCAAGGCCGCCGAGCACGAGGCGCTGCTGGAGTACGTGATCGCGGGCGACGCGGAGTCGGCCGCGGCCGTCATGCGGGAACACATCGACACCAGCCTGGGCGCCCAGGCCGCCTGGCGCCTGCGCAAGCACGCCGACCCTGGTGCGTAG
- a CDS encoding ABC transporter substrate-binding protein, with product MAYNTSLLPEKPTGLKSLAAILAKDPAQYKNKITTRDVSGAFGFTVSHAFAEARPDSWTSLQSVLPLARPETSSGTQLEKITSGEYVAGFFVSAAPAYPVVDKSGGLLAISFLDDGTVVLPRGVGIAAKAPHPATSKLFMDFVLSQEGQRAVAEGGLTSYRDGVATGDGLHTYQELVQAVGQANIILAKYAKVPDAEVKSFTGKWNGLLGR from the coding sequence ATCGCGTACAACACCTCGCTGCTGCCCGAGAAGCCGACCGGGCTGAAGAGCCTGGCGGCGATCCTGGCCAAGGACCCCGCCCAGTACAAGAACAAGATCACCACGCGGGACGTGAGCGGCGCGTTCGGCTTCACCGTCTCGCACGCCTTCGCCGAGGCCCGCCCCGACTCGTGGACCTCGCTGCAGTCGGTGCTCCCGCTGGCCAGGCCGGAGACGTCGTCCGGCACCCAGCTCGAGAAGATCACCTCCGGCGAGTACGTGGCCGGCTTCTTCGTCAGCGCCGCCCCGGCGTACCCGGTGGTGGACAAGAGCGGCGGCCTGCTGGCGATCTCGTTCCTCGACGACGGCACGGTCGTGCTGCCGCGCGGCGTCGGCATCGCCGCCAAGGCGCCGCATCCGGCGACCTCGAAACTGTTCATGGACTTCGTGCTGTCGCAGGAGGGCCAGCGGGCGGTGGCCGAGGGCGGGCTCACCTCCTACCGCGACGGCGTCGCCACCGGCGACGGCCTGCACACCTACCAGGAGCTGGTCCAGGCCGTCGGCCAGGCCAACATCATCCTCGCCAAGTACGCGAAGGTCCCCGACGCCGAGGTCAAATCGTTCACCGGCAAGTGGAACGGCCTGCTCGGCCGCTGA
- a CDS encoding ABC transporter permease, translated as MTTLSPPRPPAHPPPRYRRPLGLARESWLQYAVLLLLAVLVLAPVVPSLYQSFLDRPLYEAGGVLGAGNYVRLFTEAGFGRVVLNTALFAGLTTVLSLLIAVPMAVVVVRTRLPGGRVFAAAMQWPFFISSLILGFGWITMYGPAGFVSVEVRRLLGFLPWNLYSIPGMALTEAVALAPIVYTFCAGALRQSDASLEAAAQVCGAGPLRILRSVILPLLRPPVVYSSILVVSMSVETLSVPLLFGQPVRIDVFSTFLYRNGLQSINPDYGVLGAASAIILVVTVSLVALQAKLLKNAQRFVSVRGKATRPRPLDLGRLKWISMAAIAFYVVMGALVPIGGLVFRSFTQVFTPLQSPFRTLTGDNYERIFTYPVYVQSIVNSLLVAAIGAVLVSALSLLAVMVARRSTFRFARAVEYLALAPQAMPGIIVGIGLFWALAFAPFGLGTLIQGTLWALIIGFGLRALPSGFGSISPSIMQIGRELDNAARVSGADWVRTFTRILAALLRPAFAGALILTFVTLLKEYSPAVFLGSADSNIIGTTMLELWVQGNTGSVAALASLQIAITATFVGLAGLLLKGRTDA; from the coding sequence ATGACCACCCTTTCCCCGCCGCGTCCGCCGGCGCATCCCCCGCCGCGCTACCGCAGGCCGCTGGGGCTGGCCCGGGAGAGCTGGCTGCAGTACGCCGTGCTGCTCCTGCTGGCGGTCCTGGTGCTGGCGCCGGTCGTCCCGTCGCTCTACCAGTCCTTCCTCGACCGCCCCCTGTACGAGGCGGGCGGCGTGCTCGGCGCCGGCAACTACGTGCGGCTGTTCACCGAGGCGGGATTCGGCCGCGTCGTGCTCAACACGGCGCTGTTCGCGGGGCTGACCACCGTGCTCAGCCTGCTCATCGCGGTGCCGATGGCCGTGGTCGTGGTGCGCACCAGGCTGCCCGGTGGCCGCGTGTTCGCCGCCGCCATGCAGTGGCCGTTCTTCATCTCCTCGCTCATCCTCGGCTTCGGCTGGATCACCATGTACGGCCCGGCCGGGTTCGTCAGCGTCGAGGTCCGCCGCCTGCTCGGCTTCCTGCCGTGGAACCTCTACTCCATCCCCGGCATGGCGCTGACCGAGGCCGTGGCGCTGGCCCCGATCGTCTACACCTTCTGTGCCGGCGCGCTGCGCCAGAGCGACGCCTCGCTGGAGGCCGCCGCCCAGGTGTGCGGGGCCGGGCCGCTGCGCATCCTGCGCTCGGTGATCCTGCCGCTGCTGCGCCCGCCCGTCGTCTACAGCTCGATCCTGGTGGTCAGCATGTCGGTGGAGACGCTGAGCGTGCCGCTGCTGTTCGGCCAGCCGGTGCGCATCGACGTCTTCTCCACCTTCCTGTACCGCAACGGCCTGCAGTCCATCAACCCGGACTACGGGGTGCTGGGCGCGGCCTCGGCGATCATCCTGGTGGTCACGGTCAGCCTGGTCGCGCTGCAGGCCAAGCTGCTGAAGAACGCCCAGCGGTTCGTCTCCGTCCGCGGCAAGGCGACCCGCCCGCGCCCCCTGGACCTCGGCCGGCTGAAGTGGATCAGCATGGCCGCCATCGCCTTCTACGTGGTGATGGGCGCCCTGGTGCCCATCGGCGGGCTGGTCTTCCGCTCCTTCACGCAGGTGTTCACGCCGCTGCAGTCGCCGTTCAGGACCCTCACCGGGGACAACTACGAACGGATCTTCACCTATCCGGTGTACGTGCAGTCCATCGTCAACAGCCTGCTCGTCGCGGCGATCGGCGCGGTCCTGGTCAGCGCGCTGTCGCTGCTGGCGGTCATGGTGGCCAGGCGCTCGACCTTCCGCTTCGCCCGCGCGGTGGAGTATCTGGCGCTCGCCCCGCAGGCGATGCCCGGCATCATCGTCGGCATCGGCCTGTTCTGGGCGCTGGCCTTCGCCCCGTTCGGGCTGGGGACCCTGATCCAGGGCACGCTGTGGGCGCTGATCATCGGTTTCGGGCTGCGCGCGCTGCCCAGCGGGTTCGGCTCCATCTCGCCGTCGATCATGCAGATCGGCCGCGAGCTCGACAACGCCGCCCGGGTCTCCGGCGCCGACTGGGTGCGGACGTTCACCCGCATCCTCGCGGCCCTGCTGCGGCCGGCCTTCGCCGGGGCGCTGATCCTGACGTTCGTGACGCTGCTCAAGGAGTACTCGCCCGCGGTGTTCCTGGGCTCGGCGGACTCCAACATCATCGGCACGACCATGCTCGAGCTGTGGGTGCAGGGCAACACCGGCTCCGTGGCCGCGCTGGCCAGCCTGCAGATCGCCATCACGGCGACCTTCGTCGGGCTCGCCGGACTACTTCTCAAGGGGCGTACAGATGCCTGA
- a CDS encoding ABC transporter ATP-binding protein, translating into MPEVKVANLSKRFGDNAVLRDISFTIADGEFFTLLGPSGCGKSTTLACIAGLERPTTGSIAVGPATFVDAGTFVPPEGRNLGMVFQSYALWPHMTVAQNLAMPLKIRKVDRRTQDGLITEALGKVGLAELKDRYPHQLSGGQQQRVALARALVYSPSVLLLDEPLSNLDAQLREQARAWLKRLQEELGITTVYVTHDQEEALALSDRIAVMSKGDMVQIGTPKEIYETPATAEVAAFVGRCNFLTGTTTGPSQVRLDCTGQTVTVPEAAPGGRVTVAVRPERLEILPPGRGAPSDVNVLTAEVLTSSYIGSRYEYGLRLGDHVIQAETARPGLSGEVTLVVEPAACLLYPTTDALPEDVEALVRT; encoded by the coding sequence ATGCCTGAGGTCAAGGTCGCCAACCTGTCCAAGCGATTCGGGGACAACGCCGTCCTGCGTGACATCTCCTTCACCATCGCCGACGGCGAGTTCTTCACGCTGCTCGGCCCCAGCGGCTGCGGCAAGTCCACCACCCTGGCGTGCATCGCCGGCCTGGAGCGGCCGACCACCGGCAGCATCGCGGTCGGCCCGGCCACGTTCGTCGACGCCGGCACGTTCGTGCCGCCCGAGGGGCGCAACCTCGGGATGGTGTTCCAGTCGTACGCGCTGTGGCCGCACATGACGGTCGCCCAGAACCTGGCCATGCCGCTCAAGATCCGCAAGGTCGACCGGCGCACGCAGGACGGGCTCATCACCGAGGCGCTCGGCAAGGTGGGCCTGGCCGAGCTGAAGGACCGCTACCCGCACCAGCTGTCCGGCGGCCAGCAGCAGCGCGTCGCCCTGGCCCGCGCCCTGGTCTACTCGCCCAGCGTGCTGCTGCTGGACGAGCCGCTGTCCAACCTGGACGCGCAGCTGCGCGAGCAGGCCCGCGCCTGGCTCAAGCGGCTGCAGGAGGAGCTCGGCATCACCACCGTGTACGTCACCCACGACCAGGAGGAGGCCCTGGCCCTGAGCGACCGCATCGCGGTGATGTCCAAGGGCGACATGGTGCAGATCGGCACCCCGAAAGAGATCTACGAGACCCCCGCGACCGCCGAGGTGGCCGCGTTCGTCGGCCGCTGCAACTTCCTCACCGGCACGACGACCGGCCCGTCGCAGGTGCGGCTGGACTGCACCGGGCAGACCGTCACCGTCCCGGAGGCCGCGCCGGGCGGGCGCGTCACCGTGGCCGTCCGGCCCGAGCGGCTGGAGATCCTCCCGCCCGGCCGCGGCGCCCCCTCCGACGTGAACGTGCTCACCGCCGAGGTGCTCACCAGCTCCTACATCGGCTCCCGCTACGAGTACGGCCTGCGCCTGGGCGACCACGTCATCCAGGCCGAGACCGCCCGCCCGGGGCTGAGCGGCGAGGTCACGCTCGTCGTCGAGCCCGCCGCCTGCCTGCTCTACCCGACCACCGACGCCCTGCCCGAGGACGTCGAAGCACTCGTAAGGACGTAA
- a CDS encoding isocitrate/isopropylmalate dehydrogenase family protein: MTSYRLGVLEGDGIGPEIVPASVLVVDAALAAAGAAPVEWVELPLGAAAIDTHGDAVPETTLAALAELDAWLLGPHDSAAYPEPHRSRLNPSGTIRKRFDLFANIRPAKSFDGADAVVPGTDLVIVRENTQGFYADRSTYRGSGEFMPTPDVAIAMGIITRPAVERIAVEAFELASRRRGRLTIVHKANVLKLTTGMFRDVCREVAARYPDVAVDDFHIDAMTVHLVRRANDFDVIVTENMFGDILSDLAGEIAGSLGIAPSINASHERAMAQAAHGSAPDIAGQDVANPIAMILSSAMLLDWLGARHQDPALVRAAVLIETAVADTVRGGTRTRDMGGTAGTRAFAEAVAAGVKR; encoded by the coding sequence GTGACTTCCTACCGTCTTGGCGTACTCGAAGGCGACGGCATCGGCCCCGAGATCGTCCCCGCGTCCGTCCTGGTCGTGGACGCCGCGCTGGCCGCCGCCGGCGCCGCCCCCGTCGAGTGGGTCGAGCTGCCGCTCGGCGCCGCCGCCATCGACACCCACGGCGACGCCGTACCGGAGACGACGCTCGCCGCCCTCGCCGAGCTGGACGCCTGGCTGCTCGGCCCGCACGACAGCGCCGCCTACCCCGAGCCGCACCGCTCCAGGCTCAACCCCAGCGGCACCATCCGCAAGCGCTTCGACCTGTTCGCCAACATCCGCCCGGCCAAGTCCTTCGACGGTGCCGACGCCGTCGTCCCCGGCACCGACCTGGTCATCGTCCGGGAGAACACGCAGGGCTTCTACGCCGACCGCAGCACCTACAGGGGCAGCGGCGAGTTCATGCCCACCCCCGACGTGGCCATCGCCATGGGCATCATCACCCGGCCCGCCGTCGAGCGGATCGCCGTCGAGGCGTTCGAGCTCGCCTCCCGCAGGCGCGGCAGGCTCACCATCGTCCACAAGGCCAACGTGCTGAAGCTGACCACCGGGATGTTTCGCGACGTCTGCCGCGAGGTCGCCGCCCGCTATCCGGACGTGGCCGTGGACGACTTCCACATCGACGCGATGACCGTGCACCTGGTGCGGCGGGCGAACGACTTCGACGTCATCGTCACCGAGAACATGTTCGGCGACATCCTGTCCGACCTGGCCGGCGAGATCGCCGGATCGCTCGGCATCGCCCCGTCCATCAACGCCTCCCACGAGCGCGCCATGGCCCAGGCCGCGCACGGCTCCGCCCCCGACATCGCCGGCCAGGACGTCGCCAACCCCATCGCGATGATCCTGTCCAGCGCCATGCTGCTCGACTGGCTCGGCGCCCGCCACCAGGACCCCGCCCTGGTCCGGGCCGCCGTCCTGATCGAGACGGCGGTCGCCGACACGGTCCGGGGCGGCACCCGTACCCGTGACATGGGCGGCACGGCGGGCACCAGAGCGTTCGCCGAGGCCGTCGCCGCCGGTGTGAAGCGATGA
- a CDS encoding aspartate/glutamate racemase family protein encodes MNPTIAVVNATPASMRPAADALGEGFPEARAWHLLDDRLVTEADAAGGMTPALTRRMLALIDYAVRGGADAVLLSCSMYGPTAALARRSHEVPVTGSDEAMFAEVTRRRPGTVLVLGSLASAAADSARRLKEVAGGVEVRAIAAPGAAAAAGAGDWPDLTDALARAAAPGLDGVELVLLGQYSISPVRAELADRLGLPVLSPPLAAARALREALA; translated from the coding sequence ATGAACCCGACGATCGCGGTCGTCAACGCCACCCCCGCCTCCATGCGGCCCGCCGCCGACGCGCTCGGCGAAGGGTTTCCCGAGGCCAGGGCCTGGCACCTCCTGGACGACCGGCTTGTCACCGAGGCCGACGCGGCCGGCGGCATGACGCCCGCGCTGACGCGCCGCATGCTCGCCCTCATCGACTACGCGGTCCGCGGGGGCGCCGACGCGGTGCTGCTGTCCTGCTCGATGTACGGGCCGACCGCCGCGCTCGCCCGGCGCTCGCACGAGGTGCCAGTGACGGGCTCGGACGAGGCCATGTTCGCCGAGGTCACCCGGCGGCGGCCCGGCACCGTGCTCGTGCTCGGCTCGCTCGCCTCCGCGGCGGCGGACTCGGCCCGGCGGCTCAAGGAGGTGGCGGGCGGCGTCGAGGTGCGCGCGATCGCGGCGCCGGGAGCCGCGGCCGCGGCCGGCGCCGGCGACTGGCCGGACCTGACCGACGCGCTCGCGCGGGCCGCCGCGCCTGGCCTCGACGGCGTCGAGCTGGTCCTGCTCGGGCAGTACTCGATCAGCCCCGTACGCGCCGAGCTGGCCGACCGGCTCGGCCTGCCGGTGCTGAGCCCGCCGCTGGCGGCGGCCCGGGCGTTGCGCGAGGCGCTGGCATGA
- the otnK gene encoding 3-oxo-tetronate kinase, which yields MSPLLGCVADDYTGGTDVAAALRRSGLRTVLIFGVPGPATALPDSDAVVVALKTRSIPAGEAVAASLAVQRWLGERGVRRLYVKYCSTFDSTDQGNIGPVADALTEAAGARLTVVCPAAPEHGRTVYQGHLFVGDRLLSESSMRHHPLTPMTDPDLVRVLGRQTPHRVALVAHETVRRGAGAVRAALDALGAQDVRYAVTDALDDRDLDVIARATAHLPVVTGAAGLAGALETARHEQAVPALPTGPGVVLAGSCSAATLEQVALARRRMPSYRLRAEQDGPVEEALGWLKANLAAEGRALVYSSAPPEERSPGAAGPLERALAAVAVRAAGLGARRIVVAGGETSGAVVNALGVTGAVVGAEADRGVPWLLTTGHPSLALLLKSGNFGRPDLLVTALETP from the coding sequence ATGAGCCCGCTGCTGGGCTGCGTGGCCGACGACTACACCGGCGGCACCGACGTCGCCGCCGCGTTGCGCCGGTCGGGCCTGCGTACGGTGCTGATCTTCGGCGTCCCCGGGCCCGCGACCGCGCTCCCGGACAGCGACGCCGTCGTCGTCGCGCTCAAGACCCGCTCGATCCCGGCCGGGGAGGCGGTCGCCGCGTCGCTCGCCGTTCAGCGGTGGCTGGGCGAGCGAGGGGTCCGGCGCCTGTACGTCAAGTACTGCTCCACCTTCGACTCCACCGACCAGGGCAACATCGGCCCGGTCGCCGACGCGCTGACCGAGGCGGCCGGGGCCCGCCTGACCGTGGTGTGCCCGGCCGCTCCCGAGCACGGCCGCACCGTCTACCAGGGGCACCTGTTCGTCGGCGACCGGCTGCTGTCGGAGTCGTCGATGCGCCACCACCCGCTGACCCCGATGACCGACCCCGACCTGGTCCGCGTCCTGGGACGGCAGACCCCGCACCGCGTCGCGCTGGTCGCGCACGAGACCGTCCGGCGCGGAGCCGGCGCGGTGCGCGCGGCGCTCGACGCGCTGGGGGCCCAGGACGTCCGGTACGCGGTCACCGACGCCCTCGACGACCGCGACCTCGACGTCATCGCCCGCGCCACCGCGCACCTGCCCGTCGTCACGGGCGCGGCCGGGCTGGCCGGAGCCTTGGAGACCGCCCGGCACGAACAGGCCGTGCCCGCCCTCCCCACGGGACCGGGGGTCGTGCTCGCGGGCAGCTGCTCGGCCGCCACGCTGGAGCAGGTGGCCCTGGCCCGCCGGCGTATGCCCTCCTACCGGCTGCGCGCCGAGCAGGACGGGCCGGTCGAGGAGGCGCTCGGCTGGCTGAAGGCCAACCTCGCGGCGGAGGGCCGCGCCCTGGTCTACTCCTCCGCGCCCCCGGAGGAGCGCTCGCCCGGCGCGGCCGGCCCGCTGGAACGGGCGCTGGCGGCCGTCGCCGTCCGCGCCGCCGGGCTCGGCGCCCGGCGCATCGTCGTCGCCGGCGGCGAGACCTCCGGCGCCGTGGTCAACGCGCTCGGCGTGACCGGCGCGGTCGTGGGCGCCGAGGCCGACCGGGGAGTCCCCTGGCTGCTCACCACCGGCCACCCGAGCCTGGCCCTGCTGCTCAAGTCCGGCAACTTCGGCCGTCCCGACCTGCTCGTCACCGCTCTGGAAACACCATGA
- the otnC gene encoding 3-oxo-tetronate 4-phosphate decarboxylase, giving the protein MTDISSQIAELGASLYHRRLTHGRTGNLSARTGDAFLITPTGGSLGDVAPDRLSLVSLAGEHLDGPRPSKEAFLHAAFYRARPDAGAVVHLHSTHSVAVSCHDGLDPDDVLPPLTAYYVMRVGRLPLLPYHAPGDPALGPIAERAARTAHALLLANHGPIAAGADLACAADVVEELEETARLWLLLRDRPVRPLTPDQIRSLS; this is encoded by the coding sequence ATGACCGACATTTCCTCACAGATCGCCGAGCTGGGCGCGTCCCTGTACCACCGGCGGCTGACGCACGGCCGCACCGGCAACCTCAGCGCCCGCACCGGCGACGCCTTCCTCATCACCCCCACCGGCGGCTCCCTCGGCGACGTCGCACCCGATCGGCTGTCGCTGGTCAGCCTGGCGGGCGAGCACCTGGACGGGCCGCGCCCGTCGAAGGAGGCCTTCCTGCACGCCGCCTTCTACCGCGCCCGCCCGGACGCCGGCGCGGTCGTCCACCTGCACAGCACCCACTCCGTCGCCGTGTCCTGCCACGACGGCCTCGACCCGGACGACGTGCTGCCGCCGCTGACCGCCTACTACGTCATGCGCGTCGGGCGGCTGCCGCTGCTGCCCTACCACGCGCCCGGAGACCCGGCGCTGGGGCCGATCGCCGAACGGGCCGCCCGCACCGCGCACGCGCTGCTGCTGGCCAACCACGGGCCCATCGCCGCCGGCGCCGACCTCGCCTGCGCCGCGGACGTCGTCGAGGAGCTGGAGGAGACGGCGCGGCTGTGGCTGCTGCTGCGTGACCGTCCCGTCCGGCCGCTCACCCCCGACCAGATCAGGAGCCTGTCGTGA